A window from Brassica rapa cultivar Chiifu-401-42 unplaced genomic scaffold, CAAS_Brap_v3.01 Scaffold0430, whole genome shotgun sequence encodes these proteins:
- the LOC117130385 gene encoding uncharacterized protein LOC117130385, with protein MPSSSKQTLPEKLEKNLKESCNAVFSTTSPKIELSDHEKEEDEIERLVCGTEFGEVERFVVATAEAQIVKDAATKVEATNLQRAEHKADNKLKEVKLEEATKVELSPYDQLPFPQRVLTKAQKKVLSKFRKDLSDVGVRLPEISGMREAHVQMMLINDILDHQAEVAELLDISIMKIDPPIPPKFLPKIESQGMFTLPCNLGKFTFDDALVDSGASVNVISMEMMKSLGIESMEPNTSSLQFGDSSSTTPIGLIKDFPLKIGACTIPIDLTVLKMATEKRVPLILGTPFLTTVGACIDFANKKVTLLNVNKAVSYPLQSPKMNAEYCGTITCGASSIEKTKAEGVGINKEGLAGESSKELCDEHLESAKKKEVSRATKVAHDKKKIVKEPHPSPLDKTLHTLTLHPMKLKDGAIEYKIKCKGRSKQFSSARAIITPQLQNDPIKLQELLSQVLTITLEGGKDPPPH; from the coding sequence ATGCCTTCATCCTCCAAGCAGACTTTACCAGAAAAACTAGAAAAGAACCTCAAGGAGTCTTGCAATGCTGTCTTCTCCACTACTTCTCCAAAGATTGAGCTGAGTGATCATGAGAAAGAGGAGGATGAGATTGAAAGACTAGTATGTGGAACTGAGTTTGGGGAAGTTGAGAGATTTGTTGTAGCCACAGCTGAAGCACAAATTGTGAAAGATGCTGCCACAAAGGTTGAAGCAACGAATCTGCAAAGAGCTGAGCACAAGGCTGACAACAAGCTGAAAGAGGTTAAGCTAGAGGAAGCAACTAAGGTTGAGCTATCACCCTATGATCAACTCCCTTTCCCCCAAAGAGTTCTCACCAAAGCTCAGAAGAAGGTGCTCTCTAAGTTTAGAAAAGATCTTAGTGATGTTGGGGTCAGGCTTCCAGAAATCTCGGGTATGCGTGAAGCTCATGTCCAGATGATGCTCATCAATGACATTCTAGACCACCAAGCTGAAGTGGCTGAGCTTTTGGACATCTCCATTATGAAGATTGATCCACCAATCCCTCCAAAGTTTCTCCCTAAGATTGAGTCTCAAGGGATGTTCACCTTGCCTTGCAACCTTGGTAAGTTCACTTTTGATGATGCtcttgttgattctggtgcaagTGTAAATGTGATctcaatggagatgatgaagagccTAGGGATTGAGAGCATGGAGCCAAACACATCTTCCCTACAGTTTGGAGATTCCTCTTCTACAACTCCTATTGGTCTCATCAAGGACTTCCCTTTGAAGATTGGAGCATGCACAATTCCTATAGACCTCACTGTTCTGAAGATGGCAACTGAGAAGAGAGTCCCATTGATCCTTGGCACTCCATTCCTTACAACAGTGGGAGCTTGCATAGACTTTGCCAACAAGAAGGTCACACTCCTAAATGTGAACAAAGCTGTCTCCTATCCACTACAATCTCCAAAGATGAATGCTGAGTATTGTGGAACAATCACTTGTGGAGCATCCTCCATTGAGAAGACCAAGGCTGAAGGGGTTGGTATTAATAAAGAAGGTCTTGCTGGAGAGTCTTCTAAAGAACTGTGTGATGAGCACTTGGAAAGTGCTAAAAAGAAGGAGGTGAGTAGAGCTACAAAGGTTGCTCATGACAAGAAGAAGATTGTGAAAGAACCTCATCCTTCACCTCTTGATAAAACTCTTCACACTCTCACTCTTCACCCAATGAAGCTTAAGGATGGGGCCATTGAGTATAAAATCAAGTGCAAGGGAAGGTCTAAGCAATTCTCAAGTGCAAGGGCCATCATCACTCCTCAGCTCCAAAAtgatccaatcaagcttcaAGAGCTTCTCTCTCAAGTCCTCACCATCACTCTTGAAGGTGGGAAAGATCCTCCTCCTCACTAG